A window from Thiosulfatimonas sediminis encodes these proteins:
- a CDS encoding putative bifunctional diguanylate cyclase/phosphodiesterase, translating to MLRLRFSALLLFLLPAIMVVLILSGFNILVLKQFSDTRSFEQKVVNETVHDLHKTMQFIEVVGVQYQNLNALLIATDKNLLSQTQAYRMQSKMVDELAHTEEELVQLKTRLSKLQLADFNFDLWQESFTNFKNFSIMASDIVVIDPNIARNYISSAQEEYFQFVNQSNSLSNRLSNYTDRAFSHSHQNFQTQVQNLYYWGAIGLISALLIAVLSAARLSNYLRTVLMSLHSLATNRDEIPPLHELKAMSARTKGELHLLAKAVLKFKKTLELNKQEEKQILKQAFYDDLTKLPNMQMLNKELQNRLKTAQMEHTKGILIKLNINGFTLFNNALGYEFGDQLLRAVAKRLNECQIQNKQVFRGSSDEFFILLEPIGIHEALSHNNLGWFGDTIQQLFSPPIMVHNEPISVTLSQGIVDFPSRQYETSKEIIRNAMIAMHHAKFLGNHRYVIYHKALSHEVNERFKLQKELKSALEKDELTFFLQTQIHPTDTLPRAEALIRWNHPKRGWIRPDIFIALAEESSLIIDLDKWMLTQVCRFISEQAQQGLEVRISINISGHHFAHPHFLTHVQQIFEQTGVNPKLVTLELTESVFLNDFSDIVKKMKHLRTLGAHFSIDDFGTGYSSLSYLKRLPVDEIKVDQTFVRRITTDIEDWTLVKAVFEMAQTFHLDVVVEGVETAEQEAVIQQFGPAIIQGYLHARPIDHQAWLKTLKPQN from the coding sequence ATGTTGCGCCTGCGATTTTCTGCTCTATTGCTCTTTTTACTGCCCGCTATTATGGTGGTGTTGATACTCAGCGGCTTCAATATCTTGGTACTTAAACAGTTTTCCGACACTCGCAGCTTTGAGCAAAAAGTCGTCAACGAAACGGTACACGACCTGCACAAAACGATGCAATTCATCGAAGTGGTTGGCGTGCAATACCAAAACCTGAACGCGCTACTAATCGCAACCGATAAAAATTTACTTAGCCAAACACAAGCCTACCGAATGCAATCCAAAATGGTTGATGAATTAGCGCACACCGAAGAAGAATTAGTCCAACTGAAAACTCGGCTTAGCAAACTCCAATTAGCCGATTTTAATTTTGATCTTTGGCAGGAAAGCTTCACTAACTTTAAAAATTTTTCTATTATGGCGTCTGATATTGTGGTGATAGACCCCAATATTGCGCGCAATTACATCAGTTCGGCACAAGAAGAATATTTTCAATTTGTCAATCAATCCAACAGTCTATCCAATCGCTTGTCCAACTATACCGACAGAGCCTTCTCGCACTCGCATCAGAATTTTCAAACACAAGTGCAAAACCTATATTACTGGGGCGCTATCGGCTTAATTTCAGCACTATTGATTGCCGTCTTGTCTGCCGCAAGACTGTCTAATTACCTTCGGACAGTGTTAATGTCACTGCACAGCTTAGCAACCAATCGCGATGAAATACCCCCATTGCATGAACTCAAAGCGATGTCAGCTCGCACCAAAGGCGAATTGCACCTGCTCGCGAAAGCCGTGCTTAAATTCAAAAAAACATTAGAGTTAAATAAACAAGAAGAAAAGCAGATTCTCAAACAAGCTTTTTATGATGACTTAACCAAACTACCTAATATGCAAATGTTAAATAAAGAGCTACAAAACCGCTTGAAAACAGCACAAATGGAGCATACCAAAGGCATCTTAATCAAACTTAATATCAACGGTTTCACGCTTTTCAACAATGCGCTCGGGTATGAGTTTGGCGACCAACTGCTGCGCGCCGTCGCCAAACGACTGAACGAATGCCAAATACAAAACAAACAGGTTTTCCGAGGCAGTTCTGACGAATTTTTTATTCTACTCGAACCGATTGGCATTCATGAAGCTCTGTCTCACAATAACTTGGGTTGGTTCGGTGACACCATTCAGCAACTTTTTAGCCCACCAATTATGGTTCATAATGAACCCATTTCGGTGACACTCAGTCAAGGTATTGTCGATTTCCCAAGCCGCCAATACGAAACCAGCAAAGAAATTATCCGCAATGCGATGATCGCCATGCACCATGCAAAATTCCTAGGCAATCACCGTTATGTGATTTACCACAAAGCGTTATCACACGAAGTCAACGAGCGCTTTAAACTGCAAAAAGAGCTTAAAAGTGCGCTTGAAAAGGATGAACTGACTTTTTTCTTACAGACGCAAATTCATCCAACCGACACCTTGCCACGTGCCGAAGCCTTAATCCGCTGGAATCACCCAAAACGCGGCTGGATTCGTCCAGATATTTTTATTGCCTTAGCTGAAGAATCCAGCTTAATTATCGACCTCGACAAATGGATGCTTACCCAAGTGTGTCGCTTTATTAGCGAACAAGCCCAGCAAGGTCTAGAGGTACGGATTTCGATTAACATTTCCGGTCATCACTTCGCCCATCCACATTTTTTGACCCACGTGCAGCAAATTTTTGAACAAACTGGCGTCAATCCAAAGCTGGTAACCCTGGAATTAACCGAAAGTGTTTTCCTAAACGATTTTTCCGATATTGTGAAAAAAATGAAACACTTAAGAACCTTAGGCGCACACTTCTCAATTGACGATTTTGGCACCGGCTACTCGTCGCTGAGTTATTTAAAACGCTTGCCCGTCGATGAAATTAAAGTAGACCAAACCTTTGTGCGCCGAATCACCACCGATATCGAAGATTGGACATTGGTCAAAGCGGTATTTGAAATGGCACAAACCTTTCATCTTGATGTGGTGGTCGAAGGAGTCGAAACCGCCGAACAAGAAGCGGTTATCCAACAGTTTGGCCCAGCGATTATTCAAGGCTATCTGCACGCCCGTCCGATTGACCACCAAGCCTGGTTAAAGACCTTAAAACCACAGAATTAA
- a CDS encoding histidine phosphatase family protein, which produces MMTSSSKYSVRTLFALLLFLFVSIVVAAQSPAQKPEFAEKIATQALLKQLQNGGLVIYMRHGYTDNHRPDQAPKVDLADCTTQRVLNQQGINITTQVGHYLRQAQIPIGEVFSSPMCRAKDSAKNAFGKFTVDNNLMYYGAMTSAEKKPVIANTQRLVSTPVAAGSNRVVVAHAPNMVDLINYFPEEATLVIFEPLDNGQFDYLGSIRPKDWPALLQSLTP; this is translated from the coding sequence ATGATGACATCATCAAGCAAATATTCTGTCCGTACGCTTTTCGCGCTACTGCTGTTTTTGTTCGTTTCCATCGTTGTTGCTGCACAATCACCTGCCCAAAAACCGGAATTTGCAGAAAAAATTGCCACCCAAGCTTTACTTAAACAGCTACAAAACGGCGGTTTGGTTATTTATATGCGCCACGGCTACACGGACAACCATCGACCTGACCAAGCCCCTAAAGTAGATTTAGCCGATTGCACTACCCAACGCGTCCTAAATCAACAAGGCATTAACATCACCACACAAGTCGGTCACTATCTTCGCCAAGCACAAATTCCGATTGGCGAGGTTTTTAGCAGCCCAATGTGCCGCGCGAAAGATTCCGCCAAAAACGCTTTTGGTAAATTTACCGTGGATAACAATTTAATGTATTACGGTGCCATGACCAGTGCCGAGAAAAAACCGGTTATCGCCAATACTCAGCGTCTAGTATCAACCCCTGTCGCCGCTGGCAGTAATCGAGTGGTTGTGGCGCACGCCCCCAACATGGTGGATTTAATTAACTATTTTCCTGAAGAAGCCACTCTAGTAATTTTTGAACCGCTTGATAATGGTCAATTTGACTATCTCGGTAGCATTCGTCCAAAAGACTGGCCGGCGCTACTCCAATCCTTAACGCCCTGA